Below is a genomic region from Procambarus clarkii isolate CNS0578487 chromosome 27, FALCON_Pclarkii_2.0, whole genome shotgun sequence.
GTTCCTGGTGTGTAGGGGCCAGTTCCAGGTTTGTAGGGCCAGTTCCAGGTGTGTAGGGCCATTTCCATTTGTGTGTAGGGCCAGTTTCACAGGGGGCGATGGGGGGTGCCTCCTGGTCACAAGGGGGGACCACCCCCTCGGACAATCAGAGAGCATTGTCTGACCAttagaggtccacggctgttcaatacCTTCCTAGCAAGCATTATAAAATATTATCATTTGAactttgccggaacaaaggtggatgtcttcaagaaTCATTTAGatcagttcttgcaagaagtgccggaccaaccgggttgtagtgggtatgtgggcatgcgggctgctccaagcaacagcctgttggaccaagtcgagcctggcctcgggccgggttcggGGAGCAGAAGAACTCACAAAACCCTCACCGGCCCTCCAGGGTCCAGACCCACCAGGTATGACCATGATATTTCCAGGACACCACCAAGACACTTCCTGGTGTGAAGGGCGAGTTCCAGGTGTGTAGGGGCCAGTTCCAGGTGTGTAGGGGCCAGTTCCAGGTGTGTAGGGGCCAGTTCCAGGTGTGTAGAGGCCAGTTCCGGGTGTGTAGGGGCCAGTTCCGGGTGTGTAGGGGCCAGTTCCGGGTGTGTAGGGGCCAGTTCCGGGTGTGTAGGGGCCAATTCCGGGTGTGTAGGGGCCAATTCCGGGTGTGTAGGGGCCAATTCCGGGTGTGTAGGGGCCAGTTCCGGGTGTGTAGGGGCCAGTTCCGGGTGTGTAGGGGCCAGTTCCGGGTGTGTAGGGGCCAGTTCCGGGTGTGTAGGGGCCAGTTCCGGGTGTGTAGGGGCCAGCTCCGGGTGTGTAGGGGCCAGCTCCAGGTGTGTAGGGGCCAGCTCCAGGTGTGTAGGGGCCAGCTCCAGGTGTGTAGGGGCCAGCTCCAGGTGTGTAGGGGCCAGCTCCAGGTGTGTAGGGGCCAGCTCCAGGTGTGTAGGGGCCAGCTCCAGGTGTGTAGGGGCCAGCTCCAGGTGTGTAGGGGCCAGCTCCAGGTGTGTAGGGGCCAGCTCCAGGTGTGTAGGGGCCAGCTCCAGGTGTGTAGGGGCCAGCTCCAGGTGTGTAGGGGCCAGCTCCAGGTGTGTAGGGGCCAGCTCCAGGTGTGTAGGGGCCAGCTCCAGGTGTGTAGGGGCCAGCACCAGGTGTGTAGGGGCCAGCTCCAGGTGTGTAGGGGCCAGCTCCAGGTGTGTAGGGGCCAGCTCCAGGTGTGTAGGGGCCAGCTCCAGGTGTGTAGGGGCCAGCTCCAGGTGTGTAGGGGCCAGCTCCAGGTGTGTAGGGGCCAGCTCCATGTGTGTAGGGGCCAGCTCCAGGTGTGTAGAGGCCAGCTCCAGGTGTGTAGGGTCAGTTCCAGGTTTGTAGGGACCAGTTCCAGGTTTGTAGGGACCAGTTCCAGGTTTGTAGGGACCAGTTCCAGGTTTGTAGGGACCAGTTCCAGGTTTGTAGGGACCAGTTCCAGGTTTGTAGGGACCAGTTCCAGGTTTGTAGGGACCAGTTCCAGGTTTGTAGGGACCAGTTCCAGGTTTGTAGGGACCAGTTCCAGGTTTGTAGGGACCAGTTCCAGGTTTGTAGGGACCAGTTCCAGGTTTGTAGGGACCAGTTCCAGGTTTGTAGGGACCAGTTCCAGGTTTGTAGGGACCAGTTCCAGGTTTGTAGGGACCAGTTCCAGGTTTGTAGGGACCAGTTCCAGGTTTGTAGGGACCAGTTCCAGGTTTGTAGGGACCAGTTCCAGGTTTGTAGGGACCAGTTCCAGGTTTGTAGGGACCAGTTCCAGGTTTGTAGGGACCAGTTCCAGGTTTGTAGGGACCAGTTCCAGGTTTGTAGGGACCAGTTCCAGGTTTGTAGGGACCAGTTCCAGGTATGTAGGGCCAGTTCCAGGTGTGGAGGGCCATTTCCATTTGTGTAGGACGAGTTCCGGGTGTGTAGGACCAGTTCCAGGTGTGTAGAGCCAGTTCCTGGTGTGTAGGGACCAGTTCCAGGCATGCAGGACGAGTTCCAGGTGTGTAGTGTCAGGTCCGGGTGTGTAGGGCCAGTTGCAGGTGTAAAGGGACCAGTTCCAGGTATGCAGGACGAGTTCCAGGTGTATAGTGTCAGTTCCGGGTGTGTAAGGCcagttgcaggtgtgtaggacCAGTTCCAGGTATGCAAGGCGAGTTCCAGGTATGCAGGACCAGTTCCAGGTGTGTAGGATCAGTTCCAGGTATGCAGGGCGAGTTCCAGGTGTGTAGGACCACTTCCAGGTATGCAGGACCAGTTCTAGGTGTGTAGGACCAGTTCCAGGTATGCAGGGCCAGTTCCAGGTGTGTAGGACCAGTTCCGACTCGCGTGCCTGATCGTCCGTACACATCTGGTGCGTCAATGATGCCTTACGAATGATGGCGCCTCGGGAAGATAATTCCATAGACCTATCGGTGACTGGCAGCGCTCCCCCGTGGGCTGGACGACAAGTCCCCGTCAATCCTCGACCTAATACCAGACCAGAAATTCCGTCCCAAGCATGATAGCTGCGTCTCTTGCGTCCCAAGCATGACAGTTGCGTCTCTTGCGTCCCAAGCATGATAGCTGCGTCTCTTGGAATGCTAATGGTAcctcttgagggttatcttgagatgatttcggggcttagtgtccccgcggcccggtcctcgaccagggcctccacccccaggaagcagcccgtgacagccgattaactcccaggtacctatttactgctaggtaacaggatcatcagggtgaaagaaactctgcccattgtttctcgccgacggtcgggatcgaacccaggatcacgcgcccagtgttctgtccgctcagccaccggctcctcaAACAAAGGGTGTACTAAACCATTAAATTTTCTGATAAGTTTGGACTCGCTATATTATTATGAGTTGTCTATCTTTAAGTGTAAATTTTAAGTGAAAATTGTTAAGCTTAAAGAATATTTAAGTGGCAAtaaaagcagaaacaaatgggcaaagtttctttcaccctgaatgcccctgttacctagcagtaaataggtacctgggagttagtcagctgtcacgggctgcttcctgggggtggaggcctggtcgaggaccgggccgcggggacactaaagccccgaaatcatctcaagataacctcaagataacctcaagataacctcaagataacctcaagacgcaACTGGCAGTTGCCAGAGACATGGCAACAGTCATCGTTGCTAGGAGCCAGAGGGCCGCCGCCGCGGGAGgccatgtaatatatatatagtcaaaATCGTCCATTAAAATTGGGGTGGACGAAAACAGCCGAAACGAAATCACAATCACTTGATAAGACCCACTCTGAGCGCTCATTATCCACTCCTCTAGAACCGTAGATTCTGGCGGTACAATCGGAGGTTGTGCACtcaacactcactcactcactcactcactcactcactcactcactcgcctactcactcactcacacaattTGTGTGTCTTCGGTTTGGGTGGGAAAAGAAGTAGAGATGAACAAACTCACTTTAGAGTTTCAACTCTGGTCCCACctttcaaccttcaatcaacttATGAACAGTTCTTC
It encodes:
- the LOC138369156 gene encoding uncharacterized protein, translated to MALHTWNWPYIPGTGPYKPGTGPYKPGTGPYKPGTGPYKPGTGPYKPGTGPYKPGTGPYKPGTGPYKPGTGPYKPGTGPYKPGTGPYKPGTGPYKPGTGPYKPGTGPYKPGTGPYKPGTGPYKPGTGPYKPGTGPYKPGTGPYKPGTGPYKPGTGPYKPGTGPYKPGTGPYKPGTGPYKPGTDPTHLELASTHLELAPTHMELAPTHLELAPTHLELAPTHLELAPTHLELAPTHLELAPTHLELAPTHLVLAPTHLELAPTHLELAPTHLELAPTHLELAPTHLELAPTHLELAPTHLELAPTHLELAPTHLELAPTHLELAPTHLELAPTHLELAPTHLELAPTHLELAPTHLELAPTHPELAPTHPELAPTHPELAPTHPELAPTHPELAPTHPELAPTHPELAPTHPELAPTHPELAPTHPELAPTHPELAPTHPELAPTHPELASTHLELAPTHLELAPTHLELAPTHLELALHTRKCLGGVLEISWSYLVGLDPGGPVRVL